Part of the Anoplopoma fimbria isolate UVic2021 breed Golden Eagle Sablefish chromosome 4, Afim_UVic_2022, whole genome shotgun sequence genome, TCACTGATAAAGatgctgtgaaacaaagactgactgTTATAGTGGAGGACAACGGGCAGCCCTCTCGTTCAGCTACAGTCATTGTTAACGTGGCGGTGGCGGACAGCTTCCCTGAAGTGCTGTCTGAGTTCACTGACTTTACACAAGACAAGGAGTACAATGACAACCTGACTTTCTACTTAATGTTGGCTTTGGCTgtagtttccttcctcttcatcacgtgTTTAGTGGTTATTATATCAGTGAAGATCTACAGATGGAGACAGTCTCGCGTCATGTATCACTCCAATCTCCCTGTGATTCCGTATTATCCACCACGTTACTCAGACACTTTGGGGACAGGGACTCTCCAACACGTGTACAACTACGAGGTGTGCAGGACGACCGACTCCAGAAAGAGTGACTGTAAGTTCGGTGGAGCCGGTAGTCAGAACGTGCTGATAATGGACCCCAGTTCTACAGGAACGATGCAGCGGATACAGAGTGAAAGGAGCATCCTGGATGAACCAGACTCTCCTCTAGAGGTGAGACCTTCCTTATACAACAATCACTCTATAAATATAGGCTTTTCGGAGcaaaaaaactgtcaatcagTACTCTATTTTGATAATATCCTTCAGTGTACTGTGGTAAATGTTCTTTCAGCACGGACAGTGATGACGAATAATAGTACATAAGGCCAATGGAGGGTATTTGCGGGACCTCAGTTTTCctatatttctattttgtatCCGATGTTCTTGAAGTTGGACGCAATTGTGTGGGTTCTTGTGGGACttgtgtctgactgtgtgttaTCGTGTACATGTCTTTCAGTAAAATATCATGTCTGCGCTAACAAGTGGAGTTAAGTTAACATTCAGTTCATcgattatttttactttaataatatatatttaaaaaaataaatctattctGATAATCGTGCTCACAAGGCCATTGTTTCCAGCAATCTGAATTATATAgcattgtgtttgtctgttattgtgtgttATGCTACAACTCCCTTATTTCCAGTCTTGTGCAGTTTCGTGATCTGCACTCTTAGGGACGCTGTTGGCCAGTGTGTGGTAGCTTCACTGCAGATTTCAGCAGCACCTCCCAGATCATTATATTTGTGAGAAGCAAGGCCAACACAATGCAGAGTCCGAGTTACCGAGAATACTGCACGCAGGCAAAGAAATTGGAAATATATTGAACGACATTTGGGTTGATGGTTCTTCATTCTCACTCACCTAGTGATTGGAATACGCCTGTCTCATATGTggattttttaatatatttttttgattcgTTGTGATCCTATAATCGTTGAACGCAACAATGAGACGGCAAGTACTATTGTTCTTCTCGACGCTGTTTTTCTGTCCAGTGCTTGGGCAGGTCAGCTATTCTATTCCCGAGGAAATGTCCAAAGGCTCGTTGATTGGCAACATAGCACAAGATTTAGGTTTAGAGTTAAAACGTCTGAAAACGGGAAAAGCTCGCTTGCATGTTGGAAATGGCGCTGAATACATCGAGTTGAATAAAGAAAAGGGTCTCCTTCTCATCAAAGAGAGAATGGACCGAGAGGCGTTATGCAAGCAAACGACTCCTTGtgctttacattttcaaatcattttgGAAAACCCCATCGAGTTCTTCCGCGTTACGGTAGAAATAACAGATATAAACGACAACGCcccaatatttaaaatgaataacatgCTATTTGATATTAGCGAATCCGCTGTCAGGGGGTCCAAATTTGTATTAGAGAAAGCATTAGATTATGACGTCGGTAAAAACGGGCTCAAGAGCTATTCCCTTATTCCAACAGATAATTTCGTTTTAAAACTCAACGACAATGCAAGTGGAGAAAAGGAGGTGGAAATGGTCTTGGAAAAACCTCTCGATCGCGAGAAAAAAGAGCAACTGACTTTAACACTGACAGCCGTCGACGGAGGTGAACCTCAGCTGTCAGGGACAGTTCAAATTCATGTTACTGTCTTGGATGCGAATGACAATGCTCCGGTGTTTACGCAGTCAACTTATAAAGCAAGTTTAATGGAAAACTCCCAGAAGGGAACTTCATTAATGACTGTAACAGCCACAGATATAGATCAAGGCACGAATGGTTTCGTAACGTATTCCATTTCCAGTAACACTGAGGGAATTTCGGATTTATTTGAAATACATGGGACAAGTGGTGAGGTACGTTTGATTGGAAGAATAGATtatgaaatatcaaaacattatCAGTTAGATGTTAAAGCAAGAGATCAAGGGGGGCTCACTGACTCATGCAAAATACAATTTGACATTATTGATGTGAATGACAATATTCCAATAATAGATTTAATGTCAACAACACAATCTATTCCGGAAGATTCCACTTTTCAAACAGTTGTAGCTGTTATGAATGTACATGATGCGGACACGGATAATAACGgtgaagtgaaatgttttttgagtGACAGTTTGACTTTTATCATTGAAAATACATCGAATGGTTTCTATAGCATACGAACAAACAGTGATTTGGACAGGGAGACTGCTTTTGAATATAATATCACGGTTACCTGCTCTGATGAGGGAGAGCCCTCCCTCTCCAGCAGCGTCACTCTCACCTTACAGATCTCTGATGTGAATGATAACGCGCCTGTCTTTGAGAGGAGCTCATATGAGGCCTACATTGTAGAAAACAACACACCAGGTCTCTCTATATTCACAGTGAAAGCCAGAGACGCTGACTGGAACCAGAATGCCCGTGTTTCTTACATACTGGAGGACTCCTCTGTTAACGGAGTGCCAGTCTCCTCATATGTGTCCGTTAGTGCTGATAGTGGAGTCATCCATGCAGTGCGCTCTTTTGACTACGAGCAGATCAAAGATTTCCACTTCCGCGTCAAAGCTCAGGATGGAGGCTCCCCTCCACTCAGTAGCAATGTGACTGTGAAAGTAATGATCCAGGACCAGAACGACAACCCTCCTCAGGTTCTGTACCCAGTCCAGACTGGTGGCTCTCTGGTGGCTGAGATGGTGCCTCGTTCAGCAGATGTGGGCTATCTGGTCACTAAAGTGGTGGCTGTTGATGTGGACTCTGGACAGAATGCCTGGCTCTCCTATAGACTGCAGAAAGCCACAGACAGGGCGCTGTTTGAAGTGGGCTTACAGAATGGAGAAATAAGAACTATCCGCCAAGTCACTGATAAAGatgctgtgaaacaaagactgactgTTATAGTGGAGGACAACGGGCAGCCCTCTCGTTCAGCTACAGTCATTGTTAACGTGGCGGTGGCGGACAGCTTCCCTGAAGTGCTGTCTGAGTTCACTGACTTTACACAAGACAAGGAGTACAATGACAACCTGACTTTCTACTTAGTGCTGGCTTTGGCTgtagtttccttcctcttcatcacgtgTTTAGTGGTTATTATATCAGTGAAGATCTACAGGTGGAGACAGTCTCGCGTCATGTATCACTCCAATCTCCCTGTGATTCCGTATTATCCACCACGTTACTCAGACACTTTGGGGACAGGGACTCTCCAACACGTGTACAACTACGAGGTGTGCAGGACGACCGACTCCAGAAAGAGTGACTGTAAGTTCGGCGGAGCCGGTAGTCAGAACGTGCTGATAATGGACCCCAGTTCTACAGGGACGATGCAGCGGATACAGAGTGAAAGGAGCATCCTGGATGAACCAGACTCTCCTCTAGAGGTTAGAATTTACCTCCTTTGGTTTTTGCAAAGCTGCATGTTGAAATATATGACTGATTGCTGGCAGTAGAACTTCAGCACCTTGGACAGAGGCAGTACAATGTTACCCACTTGcactccttctctttctccctctccctctctctcttatttcGTGTCATTTAGTTGTACTAATGTAtgtttagttgtgtgtgtgtgtgtgtgtgtgtgtgtgtgtgtgtgtgtgtgtgtgtgtgtgtgtgtgtgtgtgtgtgtgtgtgtgtgtgtgtgtgtgtgtgtgtgtgtgtgtgcgtgcctgcTTGCGTGCgtgtgttgtagtttttttagcTCGGTTAATGTGATGTTTGGATGGACTGCGCtcaattttaaattaattatttagaaggtttttttttttttattgtaccaGTAATGCATATAATGCATATTCTTAAACAATTTCAACTGACATTTGGTCTGCTGGTCTTGCAATATCACCTTCCGAACTCCATGGGCCGCTGTTGGTTAACGTGTTGCAGCTGTGGACAGGATTTGAAGCAGATCCTCCCATGTTAGGTCgttgtttcagagaaagaaaaagcgAGACACCATTCTAAACGGACATTACCCCTTTGATGGACACACTGAGCTGATAGACTCTCCAGCAAAAATTGTGGATTTACTCGATATTCTTTCATCAATTCATTTTCACAtggatatattttaattttgaaacCGAGTGTAACACCCTTTTTGTGTCGCAACGTAAACTACGGATAGAACAATGAGACGGCAAGTACTGTGTTTCATCACGATCTTCTCTCTCGGTTCAGTTCTCGGACAAGTCAGCTACTCTATACCGGAGGAAATGGCAAAGGGATCTGTAGTGGGCAACATAGCACGGGATTTAGGGTTGGATGTGAAAAGACTTAAGTCAGGTAAAGCCCGTATATTTACGGGCGACAGCGCAGAATACATCGAGCTGAGTAGGGAAAGAGGAGTCCTCCTCGTGAAAGAGAGAATTGACAGAGAGTCGCTCTGCAGACAGACTACGCCTTGTGCTTTACATTTACAGATTATTCTAGAAAACCCAATGGAGCTTTTTCGAATAACAGTAGAGATAACCGATATCAACGACAACAGTCCCAGTTTTAAAAATGACGAGAAACGTTTTGAAATTAGCGAATCCGCAGTTACAGGATCTAAATTTGTATTGGAAAGAGCGGTTGATGCAGACATTGGCTTAAATGGACTGAAAAATTACAGCTTGAAACCTACTGATAATTTTGTATTGAACATACAAAGTCATTCAGATGGAATTAAAAAGGTCGAAATGGTGTTGCACAAGCCGTTAGATCGAGAGAAAGAAGAACACATATCGTTGTTGTTGACAGCTGTAGATGGAGGAGAACCTCAAATGTCTGGCACAGTAAAGATTTATGTGACCGTGCTCGATGTAAACGACAATGCTCCTGTGTTTATGCAGTCGCTTTACAAGGCAGTCATAGCCGAAAATTCTCCGAAGGGAACAACATTGATAACTGTGAGTGCTTCTGATGCAGATAAAGGAACAAACGGggaaatgtcttattcagtatCGACCACTATGGACAGTGTTTCTgatatatttacaataaacGAAAACGGTGAAGTAATATTAGTCGGTGAAGTTGACTTTGAAAAAGCCAAGTATTACCGAATTGATATCGAAGCTCAAGACAGTGGGGGTCTTTCTGATTCCAGTAAGATTATTGTTGATGTTAttgatattaatgataataagcCTGTAATCAGTATACTTTCCAAATCTGATTCAATACCAGAAGACTCTCCCCAAAATACAGTTATTGTTATGTTCAGTGTCCTTGACCCAGATTCAAGTAACAATGGTCACGTGAACTGCAGAATAAATGGCAACATACCATTTACTATTACCACTTCTTCGAATGATTTCTATAGTTTAGTGACAGATAATGatttagacagagagacagcctCGGATTATAATATAACGGTGACCTGCTCTGATGAGGGAGAGCCCTCCCTCTCCAGCAGCGTCACTCTCACCTTGCAGATCTCTGATGTGAATGATAACGCGCCTGTCTTTGAGAGGAGCTCATATGAGGCCTACATTGTAGAAAACAACACACCAGGTCTCTCTATATTCACAGTGAAAGCCAGAGACGCTGACTGGAACCAGAATGCCCGTGTTTCTTACATACTGGAGGACTCCTCTGTTAACGGAGTGCCAGTCTCCTCATATGTGTCCGTTAGTGCTGATAGTGGAGTCATCCATGCAGTGCGCTCTTTTGACTACGAGCAGATCAAAGATTTCCACTTCCGTGTCAAAGCTCAGGATGGAGGCTCCCCTCCACTCAGTAGCAATGTGACTGTGAAAGTAATGATCCAGGACCAGAACGACAACCCTCCTCAGGTTCTGTACCCAGTCCAGACTGGTGGCTCTCTGGTGGCTGAGATGGTGCCTCGTTCAGCAGATGTGGGCTATCTGGTCACTAAAGTGGTGGCTGTTGATGTGGACTCTGGACAGAATGCCTGGCTCTCCTATAAACTGCAGAAAGCCACAGACAGGGCGCTGTTTGAAGTGGGCTTACAGAATGGAGAAATAAGAACTATCCGCCAAGTCACTGATAAAGatgctgtgaaacaaagactgactgTTATAGTGGAGGACAACGGGCAGCCCTCTCGTTCAGCTACAGTCATTGTTAACGTGGCGGTGGCGGACAGCTTCCCTGAAGTGCTGTATGAGTTCACTGACTTTACACAAGACAAGGAGTACAATGACAACCTGACTTTCTACTTAATGTTGGCTTTGGCTgtagtttccttcctcttcatcacgtgTTTAGTGGTTATTATATCAGTGAAGATCTACAGGTGGAGACAGTCTCGCGTCATGTATCACTCCAATCTCCCTGTGATTCCGTATTATCCACCACGTTACTCAGACACTTTGGGGACAGGGACTCTCCAACACGTGTACAACTACGAGGTGTGCAGGACGACTGACTCCAGAAAGAGTGACTGTAAGTTCGGCGGAGCCGGTAGTCAGAACGTGCTGATAATGGACCCCAGTTCTACAGGAACGATGCAGCGGATACAGAGTGAAAGGAGCATCCTGGATGAACCAGACTCTCCTCTAGAGGTTAGTCTACTGGAATGGTACAACATATTGCATTACACCTTTGTTCTATCTATTCACTATTTTTCCCACTAAACTTGGACCTCTTGAAAAACTCAGAAGCATACCCAATGAACTTATGCTTTCTTTGTTTGCCAGTTTTTCATTCTAACAATCGTCTTTAATAGTTTCATAATGTCACCTTTACCTTCgcattgtatttgttttctaaaaCTTGTAATTAGTTGACTCAAGAGCAAAATTTGCCAACAATTATGTTTTGGCTCTTTTTTACCATAGAACATTGGAACATCTGAACAGTGGAATAGTTAATAAAAAGAATATCAATTCATGCTAAAATATATGTATTGCAGTTGAATGTCATCCAGCACTATGCAACATTTTCCAGTATCAGTATTTGTTGGTGACTAGTTTGTTCACTTTGTCTGGTAAACATGTAATAATAAATTTCAAAAATAGGATTTAGAACTTACAGAATGCCAGCCACAACAGTTTTTGTCTCTTGGCAAAACACTCAGTAGTTTATGGTGAGAATTTTAGTAGTTGGTTGCAGATGTTAGAGTGCATATAGATGTTGTGTCCTGCTCACACACAAGAAAGTGAGCATTCACTTATCACATTTGTTTCTACCGGCTTTCTATAATATCCCCCTACATTTCTGATTACATATTTGTTATCTATATGTTTCCCTATTAAAGACAATGCCTTCTTCAAGTCTGCAGCTGTTGATTGGTTTTCAAGCTAAACTAAAGTTTACAAGTGTAGCGACTAAGTAACCGACACTAATGTGCTAATTTGTCAACTATGCATGTGTTTAAAGAGAATGGATTTTAACTAGAAGTCGGTTGAAATTTGTATTGTACTCTTTTCTATCAGCAAGTTTCCGTAAGCTTTGATAGCTCTACAATGGGGtgcatttattaattaataaataaaagaagtgcTATGTTAAGACAAGGATGAATCAAAGCTGTTTTCTTGTTTACCTTTTATTAGCTCTTTCTACCCTTGTATATTTTAATAGAATATTTGATATGGGCATACATGGCTTGTGTTTATTGGTCTGGAAATCTCCTTCATGTTGAATAAGCAACATGATGATTTCCAAAATGGCAATCTTTCTTTAGCCTTCTTTACAACTGCAACATTATCACATAATTTGTCCTTGAAACCATGGGTTCTTCCTATTTGTTAATAGTATTGTGCATTCAGCACCAGTGTCATGGACAGCGTTATCTAGACAGAGAAACTACAAAAGACACACCAGTGTAACAGGCAAAGCATTATACCCTATACTCCAAGACACATATTTGCAGTGTCCCTTTCCATAAGATTGTTCCACCACTTCTGTGAATGtacattttagtgttttgtttatttattgtacattatttttatgTCCTTACCTTCCATGGCGTATTACTGTTGCTAAAGATTGGGTAGATTAATAGACATATAGTCTGTTAACTGGTGTGGGATTGCACAATAGTCAAAATGACTCCCCTAAAAGTGATGTCAAAGCGGTCAGCATATGTCTGTGGTCAGTGTTGTATACCAGCAGCAAAAAAGGCTaattacatataatataaacatttttataaggTTTGATGATACCCTCTTTATCATTAGAGATGTTTCTTCAATTAAAACGGGACTATTAGGTTTATATTAAGTAAGCATTTATTTGGCAGATATTTTAGAATTTGACTTTTCTTGATCAACTCCACAACACCCTTTTATTCTTTGTTCTAAAATCATTACACTCTTTATGGAAGAAACTACCTATGTCATTTCTACAACAACTGAGCTCCCAACATATTTGTCTGCATGAAGCCTATTAATTGAGCAGTAcacctccttttttttaagtaaggCATGgcttgattattttttgtaatgagtttaagtcgtatttatttattcaaattgaaCCTCCTACTGCACAGTGTAGTTTTCTGTAGTGCAAGTGTTTGGACTCGCAGGGCCGCTGTTGGCCAATGTAGAGCCTAGCCTCATCATTTGTTAcattaaacagagagagagagacgcattCTGCACAGAAGCTCCGTTGCAGACACCGGGAGATATCCGCGCTgcgatttatttgtttttgattcaaGAAACACGAAGATAATTAATCCTTTTTGGAAGCCTTTGTAATAGAGGGACTTTGGAATACATATTTTTACGTTTACAGTGTTTTGTCGAATTCAAAATGTCGGAGAGAACAATGAGACGGCAAGTACTGTTGTTTATCTCGCTTTTTTCCCTGTG contains:
- the LOC129090499 gene encoding protocadherin gamma-A1-like, with the protein product MRRQVLLFFSTLFFCPVLGQVSYSIPEEMSKGSLIGNIAQDLGLELKRLKTGKARLHVGNGAEYIELNKEKGLLLIKERMDREALCKQTTPCALHFQIILENPIDNVTVKVMIQDQNDNPPQVLYPVQTGGSLVAEMVPRSADVGYLVTKVVAVDVDSGQNAWLSYRLQKATDRALFEVGLQNGEIRTIRQVTDKDAVKQRLTVIVEDNGQPSRSATVIVNVAVADSFPEVLSEFTDFTQDKEYNDNLTFYLVLALAVVSFLFITCLVVIISVKIYRWRQSRVMYHSNLPVIPYYPPRYSDTLGTGTLQHVYNYEVCRTTDSRKSDCKFGGAGSQNVLIMDPSSTGTMQRIQSERSILDEPDSPLELY
- the LOC129090500 gene encoding protocadherin beta-16-like, with the translated sequence MRRQVLCFITIFSLGSVLGQVSYSIPEEMAKGSVVGNIARDLGLDVKRLKSGKARIFTGDSAEYIELSRERGVLLVKERIDRESLCRQTTPCALHLQIILENPMELFRITVEITDINDNSPSFKNDEKRFEISESAVTGSKFVLERAVDADIGLNGLKNYSLKPTDNFVLNIQSHSDGIKKVEMVLHKPLDREKEEHISLLLTAVDGGEPQMSGTVKIYVTVLDVNDNAPVFMQSLYKAVIAENSPKGTTLITVSASDADKGTNGEMSYSVSTTMDSVSDIFTINENGEVILVGEVDFEKAKYYRIDIEAQDSGGLSDSSKIIVDVIDINDNKPVISILSKSDSIPEDSPQNTVIVMFSVLDPDSSNNGHVNCRINGNIPFTITTSSNDFYSLVTDNDLDRETASDYNITVTCSDEGEPSLSSSVTLTLQISDVNDNAPVFERSSYEAYIVENNTPGLSIFTVKARDADWNQNARVSYILEDSSVNGVPVSSYVSVSADSGVIHAVRSFDYEQIKDFHFRVKAQDGGSPPLSSNVTVKVMIQDQNDNPPQVLYPVQTGGSLVAEMVPRSADVGYLVTKVVAVDVDSGQNAWLSYKLQKATDRALFEVGLQNGEIRTIRQVTDKDAVKQRLTVIVEDNGQPSRSATVIVNVAVADSFPEVLYEFTDFTQDKEYNDNLTFYLMLALAVVSFLFITCLVVIISVKIYRWRQSRVMYHSNLPVIPYYPPRYSDTLGTGTLQHVYNYEVCRTTDSRKSDCKFGGAGSQNVLIMDPSSTGTMQRIQSERSILDEPDSPLEVSLLEWYNILHYTFVLSIHYFSH